Proteins co-encoded in one Candidatus Kuenenbacteria bacterium HGW-Kuenenbacteria-1 genomic window:
- a CDS encoding tRNA-dihydrouridine synthase: MEKGFWEKLKKPFFILAPMHEVTDIVFRQMFVKYGKPDVFFTEFVSVDGLCSQAKEKLLPYFAFEKNEKPIVAQIFGAKPDNFFKVAKLIKTLGFDGIDINMGCPDKKIEKQGAGASLIKNPKLAREIIQATKKGAGKLPVSIKTRIGYDKNILTSWLPELLAEAPVAITIHARTRKEMFSFPSHWEMIKEAVKIAKKSETLIIGNGDIKNLKEAKIKAKETGADGIMIGRAAIGNPWIFNSKKDKQLISPLEKIIITQEHAFLFYKNYQESKNFAVLKKHFNTYITGFPLAKKIRIQLMETKNLKEAQKILAQYKKEF; this comes from the coding sequence ATGGAAAAAGGCTTTTGGGAAAAATTAAAAAAACCTTTCTTTATTTTAGCGCCAATGCACGAGGTGACTGATATTGTTTTTCGACAAATGTTTGTAAAATACGGCAAACCAGATGTTTTTTTTACTGAATTTGTTTCTGTAGACGGACTTTGTTCGCAAGCAAAAGAAAAATTATTGCCTTATTTTGCTTTTGAAAAAAATGAAAAACCAATTGTAGCTCAAATTTTTGGCGCTAAACCAGATAATTTTTTTAAAGTGGCAAAATTAATTAAAACATTAGGTTTTGACGGCATTGATATTAATATGGGTTGTCCTGATAAAAAAATAGAAAAACAAGGAGCTGGCGCATCTTTAATTAAAAACCCAAAACTAGCGCGAGAAATTATTCAAGCAACAAAAAAAGGTGCTGGAAAATTACCTGTGTCAATAAAAACAAGGATTGGTTATGATAAAAACATTTTGACAAGTTGGTTACCAGAACTTTTAGCCGAAGCTCCAGTAGCAATTACCATTCACGCTCGAACAAGAAAAGAAATGTTTTCCTTTCCTTCGCATTGGGAAATGATCAAAGAGGCAGTAAAAATTGCCAAAAAAAGTGAAACCTTAATTATTGGCAATGGTGATATTAAAAATCTTAAAGAAGCTAAAATAAAAGCAAAAGAAACAGGAGCAGATGGGATTATGATTGGCCGAGCAGCCATTGGAAATCCTTGGATATTTAATTCTAAAAAAGATAAACAATTAATTTCACCTTTAGAAAAAATAATAATTACCCAAGAACATGCTTTTTTATTTTATAAAAATTATCAAGAATCGAAAAATTTTGCTGTTTTAAAAAAACATTTTAATACTTATATCACTGGTTTTCCTCTTGCTAAAAAAATTCGAATACAATTAATGGAAACTAAAAATTTAAAAGAAGCCCAAAAAATCCTTGCTCAATATAAAAAAGAATTTTAA
- a CDS encoding peptidylprolyl isomerase has product MQHIITIKTNMGEIRFMTYDADAPKTVNNFITLTQKGFYDGTIFHRVIDGFMIQGGDPEGTGMGGPGYTFEDELNSQTDSYKEGYKKGVVAMANAGPNTNGSQFFIMTDDYPLPNNYTIFGKVISGQEVVDKIVKTKVGQNDRPISPIIMEKVSVLEFKN; this is encoded by the coding sequence ATGCAACATATAATAACAATCAAAACTAATATGGGTGAAATTCGTTTTATGACTTATGACGCGGATGCGCCCAAAACTGTTAATAATTTTATAACTCTTACTCAAAAAGGATTTTATGATGGAACAATTTTTCATCGAGTGATTGATGGGTTTATGATTCAAGGTGGAGATCCAGAGGGTACTGGAATGGGTGGTCCGGGATATACCTTTGAAGACGAATTAAATTCTCAAACTGATTCTTATAAGGAGGGTTATAAAAAAGGAGTAGTTGCTATGGCTAATGCAGGACCAAATACAAATGGTAGCCAATTTTTTATTATGACCGATGATTATCCTTTACCAAATAATTATACAATTTTTGGAAAAGTAATTTCTGGACAGGAAGTCGTTGATAAAATTGTTAAAACAAAAGTTGGTCAAAATGATCGTCCAATTTCTCCTATAATAATGGAAAAAGTGTCTGTATTAGAATTTAAAAATTAA
- a CDS encoding serine hydroxymethyltransferase (catalyzes the reaction of glycine with 5,10-methylenetetrahydrofolate to form L-serine and tetrahydrofolate), with translation MSILKKIDSEIAEAIEGELNRQRNGLVMIPSENHASEAVLMAMGTPVSNKYAEGYPYKRYYTGNEFIDKIENLAIERAKKLFNAEHANVQPNAGSGANMAIYLAMLKYGDKIMGLKLDQGGHLTHGHPVNFSGQLYNFVQYGVNKETELIDMDEVRKIALKEKPKMIVTGATAYPRIFDFKAFKEICDEVGALLLADISHFVGLCISGDHPEPFPYADFVMTTTHKTLRGPRSAIILSKEQHAKAIDKAIFPGTQGGPMEHIIAAKAVCFKEALDPEFKKYAHQIMLNAKALAKVLLDEGLRLVSGGTDNHLILIDCRSLKITGRQGSEALEECGIYTNRNTIPYDDKGTAFEPNGIRLGTPALTTRGMKEEEMKLIGEMIVNIIKNIGDENIKKNVKFKIKELTEKYPLYKGLSYVK, from the coding sequence ATGTCTATTTTAAAAAAAATTGATTCTGAAATTGCTGAGGCGATTGAAGGGGAACTTAATAGACAAAGAAATGGTCTTGTAATGATTCCATCAGAAAATCATGCTTCAGAAGCTGTGCTTATGGCTATGGGGACTCCTGTTTCTAATAAATATGCCGAGGGTTATCCATATAAACGTTATTACACTGGTAATGAATTTATAGATAAAATTGAAAATTTAGCTATTGAACGGGCAAAAAAACTTTTTAATGCTGAACATGCTAATGTTCAGCCCAATGCTGGTTCTGGCGCTAATATGGCAATTTATCTTGCTATGCTCAAATATGGCGATAAAATTATGGGATTAAAACTTGATCAAGGTGGTCATTTAACTCATGGGCATCCTGTAAATTTTTCCGGTCAACTTTATAATTTTGTTCAATATGGTGTTAATAAAGAAACTGAATTAATTGACATGGACGAAGTGCGTAAAATTGCTTTAAAAGAAAAACCAAAAATGATCGTAACTGGCGCTACGGCTTATCCTAGAATTTTTGATTTTAAAGCATTTAAAGAAATTTGCGATGAAGTCGGGGCTTTGCTTTTAGCTGATATTTCTCATTTTGTTGGTCTTTGTATCTCAGGAGATCATCCAGAACCATTTCCTTATGCTGATTTTGTGATGACCACTACTCATAAAACCTTACGTGGTCCAAGAAGCGCTATCATTCTTTCTAAAGAACAACACGCCAAAGCAATTGATAAAGCTATTTTTCCTGGCACTCAAGGCGGACCAATGGAACATATCATTGCTGCCAAGGCAGTTTGTTTTAAAGAAGCTTTAGACCCAGAGTTTAAAAAATATGCTCATCAAATAATGCTTAATGCTAAGGCATTAGCCAAAGTTTTATTAGATGAAGGATTGCGACTTGTTTCCGGAGGTACTGACAATCATTTAATATTAATTGATTGTCGTTCGCTTAAAATTACTGGCAGACAAGGTTCGGAAGCGTTGGAAGAATGTGGAATTTATACTAATAGAAATACCATTCCATATGATGATAAAGGCACAGCTTTTGAGCCAAACGGTATTCGCTTAGGTACTCCTGCCCTAACAACTCGTGGCATGAAAGAAGAAGAAATGAAATTAATTGGTGAAATGATTGTAAATATTATTAAAAATATTGGAGATGAAAATATTAAAAAAAATGTTAAATTTAAAATTAAAGAATTAACAGAAAAATATCCATTATATAAAGGTTTGAGTTATGTAAAATAA
- the infC gene encoding translation initiation factor IF-3, translating to MRTYRNKFAAYKKQKKFYYKNEKIFALEVKLVDEQGEFIGIFPTKEALEMAKERGYDLVEISPKENPPVAKFLNFGQLQYEEQKKRRKEKAKLKTIETKGIRLSLRISQHDLDIKLKQVQKFFEKKHKVKIEMNLKGRERQHADLAMQIIQKFIEQLGEKVVIEQPTARQGGRLFILIKEKE from the coding sequence ATGAGAACTTATCGCAATAAATTTGCTGCTTATAAAAAACAAAAAAAATTTTATTATAAAAATGAAAAAATATTTGCTTTAGAGGTTAAATTAGTTGATGAACAAGGTGAATTCATTGGAATTTTTCCTACTAAAGAAGCTCTTGAAATGGCCAAAGAAAGGGGATATGATTTGGTAGAAATTTCTCCAAAAGAAAATCCTCCAGTGGCAAAGTTTTTAAATTTTGGACAACTTCAGTACGAAGAACAAAAAAAAAGACGAAAAGAAAAGGCTAAATTAAAAACCATAGAAACAAAAGGAATAAGATTAAGTTTACGAATCAGTCAACATGATTTAGATATAAAATTAAAACAAGTTCAAAAATTTTTTGAAAAAAAACATAAGGTAAAAATAGAAATGAATTTAAAAGGAAGAGAAAGACAACATGCAGATTTAGCAATGCAAATTATTCAGAAATTTATTGAACAATTAGGAGAAAAAGTTGTTATTGAACAACCAACAGCAAGACAGGGTGGTCGTTTATTTATTTTAATAAAAGAAAAAGAATAA
- the murA gene encoding UDP-N-acetylglucosamine 1-carboxyvinyltransferase — MKYIIQGKRKLNGEIKVNGAKNLALKALAASFLFKQDIIINNVPDIEDIKQMLEIIKDLGAKVKKINDYKYKISTKNINKIELSSSLAPKLRASIVLIGPMLARFGEAKLPYPGGCIIGMRPIDIFIDGFKALGVEIEENKNGFYFKVKKLKGAKFIFPIISVTATETLMMAATLAKGKTTLVNSACEPEISALANYLNSCGAKISGAGTSTIIIEGVNKLLAKDVFNIIPDRIEAGTFAIMAAATKSDILIKNCDPNHLEIPLLMLKKIGVNFETKKDYIHVFPSKNLKATNIVTHEYPGFVTDLQAPFTVLLTQAQGISLIHETIYEGRLFYIDKLNRMGAHIILCDPHRAIVNGLTKLYGKKVESPDIRAGMAIMIAALIAEGETEIDNIYQINRGYEKIDERLQKLGAEIKRQD, encoded by the coding sequence ATGAAATATATTATTCAAGGTAAAAGAAAATTAAATGGAGAAATCAAGGTTAATGGAGCTAAAAATTTAGCTTTAAAAGCATTAGCCGCTTCTTTTTTATTTAAACAAGATATTATTATTAATAATGTTCCGGATATTGAAGATATAAAACAAATGTTAGAAATAATAAAAGATTTAGGAGCCAAAGTGAAAAAAATTAATGATTATAAATATAAAATTTCTACAAAAAATATTAACAAAATAGAATTGAGTTCTAGTTTAGCTCCTAAATTACGAGCCTCTATTGTTTTAATTGGTCCAATGTTGGCAAGATTTGGTGAAGCAAAACTTCCATATCCAGGTGGATGTATAATTGGTATGAGACCAATTGATATTTTTATTGATGGATTTAAAGCATTGGGAGTTGAAATAGAAGAAAATAAAAATGGTTTTTATTTTAAAGTAAAAAAATTAAAAGGCGCTAAATTTATTTTTCCAATTATTAGTGTTACGGCAACGGAAACATTAATGATGGCGGCAACGTTGGCTAAAGGTAAAACAACTTTGGTTAATTCTGCTTGTGAACCAGAAATTTCAGCTTTGGCTAATTATCTTAATTCTTGTGGAGCAAAAATTTCTGGGGCAGGGACAAGCACAATTATTATTGAAGGAGTAAATAAATTATTAGCTAAAGACGTTTTTAATATCATTCCGGACAGAATAGAAGCTGGCACTTTTGCTATTATGGCTGCAGCAACAAAAAGTGATATTTTAATTAAAAATTGTGATCCTAATCATTTAGAAATTCCTCTTTTAATGTTAAAAAAAATTGGTGTAAATTTTGAAACAAAAAAGGATTATATTCACGTATTTCCTTCTAAAAATTTAAAAGCGACAAATATTGTCACTCATGAATATCCTGGATTTGTTACTGATTTACAAGCGCCATTTACTGTTTTATTAACTCAAGCTCAGGGAATTAGTTTAATTCATGAAACGATTTATGAAGGAAGATTATTTTATATTGATAAATTAAATAGAATGGGCGCGCATATTATTTTATGCGATCCACATCGAGCGATTGTTAATGGCTTAACAAAATTATATGGCAAAAAAGTAGAAAGTCCAGATATTCGAGCGGGTATGGCAATAATGATTGCTGCTCTTATTGCCGAAGGAGAAACAGAAATTGATAATATTTATCAAATTAATCGAGGATATGAAAAAATTGATGAACGATTACAAAAGTTGGGAGCAGAAATTAAGAGACAGGATTAA
- a CDS encoding preprotein translocase subunit SecA: protein MLFFLNPNKKILKKLQPIVDQINALEPTFEKFSDQELHEQTKKFQQEIKEQKKSLDDILPEAFAVVREAAKRVIKQRHFDVQLLGGIILHQGKIAEMKTGEGKTLVATLPAYLNALEGRGVHIITVNDYLTQRDALWMGRIFNFLGLSIGCIQHEKALKFFSEKENNLLQDLQTINYKLQTDLIPVSRKEAYACDILYGTNNEFGFDYLKDNMVYNLNEMNQRSFNYAIIDEIDSILIDEARTPLIISAPAEESAEQYNQFAQLIRRLKENEDYNIDEKMKAATLTEEGISKMEKWLGMQNIYTEGGINLVHHLEEALKAETLFKCDRDYVIKEGEIMIVDEFTGRLMPGRRYSGGLHQAIEAKEGVQVQKESVTLATITFQNYFRIYKKLAGMTGTAITSAEEFSKVYNLDVVAVPTNNLMIRKDLADKIYKTEEGKYKAIVEKIKELHQTKQPVLVGTISITKNELLGELLDKVGIPYEILNAKNHWKEAEIISQAGKKGAVTIATNMAGRGVDIILGGKKTEEISEEEYQKTHNEVVSLGGLYMIGSERHEARRIDNQLRGRSGRQGDPGCSQFFISMEDDLMRIFGSVKMKEIMTHLGLPDDMPIENKMISHSIEAAQNKIEGYNFDVRKHLLEYDDVINKHRETIYKKRREALEPSKNLKEIVLEMIEKEIEQVVSFHTSLEDERQWDLEEIYEVVHTIFPISKEVRIKLEDIEREAGNKTQDILARTKIIQYLVKLSLKEYDKLEEKINLAINNNQTLIENNDSMRKIEKEIILRSIDNLWIEHLEAIDYLKTGIGLRGYGQRDPLIEFKKEAYRMFNELINIIEKQIVYSIYKIGFAVEIAPSIMQKNNSKLNTSSKIILKQKISRNDLCSCGSGKKYKHCCGK, encoded by the coding sequence ATGCTTTTCTTTCTAAATCCTAATAAAAAAATATTAAAAAAACTGCAACCGATTGTTGATCAAATTAATGCGCTAGAACCAACATTTGAAAAATTTTCTGATCAAGAATTGCACGAACAAACCAAAAAATTTCAACAAGAAATAAAAGAACAAAAAAAATCTTTGGATGATATTTTGCCAGAAGCTTTTGCTGTTGTTAGAGAAGCAGCAAAAAGAGTAATAAAACAAAGACATTTTGATGTTCAGCTTTTGGGTGGGATTATTCTTCATCAAGGAAAAATTGCTGAAATGAAAACAGGAGAAGGAAAAACCTTGGTTGCTACTTTGCCAGCTTATCTCAATGCCTTAGAGGGTAGGGGAGTGCATATTATTACTGTTAATGATTATTTAACTCAAAGAGATGCTTTATGGATGGGAAGAATTTTTAATTTTTTAGGCTTAAGTATTGGATGTATTCAACATGAAAAAGCCTTAAAATTTTTTTCTGAAAAAGAAAATAATTTATTACAAGATCTACAAACTATAAACTACAAACTGCAAACTGATTTAATTCCTGTTTCTAGAAAAGAAGCGTATGCTTGCGATATTCTTTATGGAACAAATAATGAATTTGGTTTTGATTATCTAAAAGATAATATGGTTTATAATTTAAATGAAATGAATCAACGATCATTTAATTATGCAATCATTGATGAAATAGACAGTATTTTAATTGATGAAGCAAGAACTCCTTTAATTATTTCCGCGCCTGCTGAAGAATCAGCGGAACAATATAATCAATTTGCTCAATTAATTCGTCGGCTTAAAGAAAATGAAGATTATAATATTGATGAAAAAATGAAAGCTGCCACTTTAACTGAGGAAGGAATTTCTAAAATGGAAAAATGGTTAGGAATGCAAAATATTTATACTGAAGGAGGTATTAATTTAGTGCATCATTTAGAGGAAGCATTAAAAGCAGAAACACTTTTTAAGTGTGATAGAGATTATGTAATTAAAGAAGGAGAAATAATGATTGTGGATGAATTTACTGGACGTTTAATGCCAGGGCGACGTTATTCTGGAGGACTTCATCAAGCTATTGAAGCAAAAGAAGGAGTTCAGGTTCAAAAAGAAAGCGTTACTTTAGCAACAATTACTTTTCAAAATTATTTTCGTATTTATAAAAAATTAGCTGGAATGACTGGTACAGCAATTACTTCTGCGGAAGAATTTTCTAAGGTTTATAATTTAGACGTTGTTGCAGTTCCAACTAATAATTTAATGATCAGAAAAGATTTAGCAGATAAAATTTATAAAACAGAAGAAGGAAAATATAAAGCCATTGTTGAAAAAATTAAAGAATTACATCAAACCAAACAACCGGTTTTAGTTGGAACAATTTCTATTACAAAAAATGAATTATTAGGAGAACTGTTAGATAAAGTTGGAATTCCTTATGAAATTTTAAATGCCAAAAATCATTGGAAAGAAGCGGAAATTATTTCTCAAGCAGGTAAAAAAGGAGCTGTAACAATTGCCACAAATATGGCTGGACGTGGAGTAGATATCATTTTAGGAGGAAAAAAAACAGAAGAAATTTCAGAAGAAGAATATCAAAAAACACATAATGAGGTAGTTTCTTTGGGTGGTTTATATATGATTGGCAGTGAAAGACATGAAGCAAGAAGAATTGATAATCAATTAAGAGGACGATCTGGTCGTCAAGGAGATCCTGGATGTTCTCAATTTTTTATTTCCATGGAAGATGATTTAATGAGAATTTTTGGTTCAGTTAAAATGAAAGAAATAATGACTCATCTAGGTTTGCCTGATGATATGCCAATTGAAAATAAAATGATTTCTCATTCTATTGAAGCTGCTCAAAATAAAATTGAAGGATATAATTTTGACGTAAGAAAACATTTACTTGAATATGATGATGTTATTAATAAGCATCGTGAAACTATTTACAAAAAAAGACGTGAAGCGTTAGAACCATCTAAAAATTTAAAAGAGATAGTTTTAGAAATGATAGAAAAAGAAATCGAACAAGTCGTTTCTTTTCATACTTCCTTAGAAGATGAGCGACAATGGGATTTAGAAGAAATTTATGAAGTGGTTCATACAATTTTTCCTATTTCAAAAGAAGTTAGAATAAAATTAGAAGACATAGAAAGAGAAGCTGGAAATAAAACTCAAGATATATTAGCAAGAACAAAAATTATTCAATATTTAGTTAAATTGTCTTTAAAAGAATATGATAAATTAGAAGAAAAAATAAATTTAGCTATTAATAATAATCAAACTTTAATAGAAAATAATGACTCTATGAGAAAAATTGAAAAAGAAATTATATTACGCAGTATTGATAATTTATGGATTGAACATCTAGAAGCCATTGATTATTTAAAAACAGGTATTGGTTTACGTGGTTATGGACAAAGAGATCCATTAATTGAATTTAAAAAAGAAGCTTATAGAATGTTTAATGAATTAATAAATATCATTGAAAAACAAATTGTTTATAGTATTTATAAAATTGGTTTTGCTGTTGAAATAGCTCCATCAATAATGCAAAAAAATAATAGCAAATTAAATACTTCTTCTAAGATAATTTTGAAACAAAAAATTAGCCGAAATGATTTATGTTCTTGTGGTTCAGGAAAAAAATATAAACATTGTTGTGGAAAATAA
- a CDS encoding 50S ribosomal protein L35: MIKSHKSITKRFSKTKTGKILHRVCGQDHFNARESGNTTRNKRKDKVLSPAFQKALKKLF, translated from the coding sequence ATGATAAAATCTCATAAATCAATTACAAAACGTTTTAGTAAAACTAAAACTGGAAAAATTTTGCATCGCGTTTGCGGGCAAGATCATTTTAATGCGAGAGAGAGTGGCAATACAACTAGAAATAAACGCAAAGACAAAGTATTGTCTCCGGCATTTCAAAAAGCTTTGAAAAAATTATTTTAA
- a CDS encoding isoleucine--tRNA ligase, with the protein MEKSFFSKMEEEILIFWKENNVFKKSIEQRDIKKSYVFYDGPPFATGTPHYGHIVGSVMKDIIPRYWTMKGYRVERKWGWDCHGLPIENIAEKELGFKTKKEIKELGVEKFNEICHSKVLSYVKEWEKVIERLGRWADMDNAYKTMDLDFMESVWWVFKQLWDKGLIYEGYRSMAICPRCETTLSQQEIAEGYKIIKDLSATVKFELEDEPKTFVLAWTTTPWTLIGNVALAIGENIDYVKISLKLKACEELAESIKIQKLGEYFILAKDRLIENFKNQEYEIISEFKGSELIGKKYKPVFDYYFKNENLENKKNGWKIYSGDFVTIEEGTGVVHIAPAFGEDDMNLGKENSLPFIQHVNMDGTIKIEAKNFAGMNVKPIGDTQKTDIEIIKYLAHNESLFKKEKYEHSYPHCWRCETPLINYATTSWFVAVTKVKEKAIKFAQEINWSPSHIKEGRFGNWLSGSRDWSISRQRFWASVIPIWKCSCGEMKVFGSVKELEDLIGHKITDLHKHTVDKITFKCEKCEKEMKRIPDVLDTWFDSGSMPYAQMHYPFENKEKFEANFPAEFIAEGIDQTRAWFYYLHIIGTAINNSNAFKNVIVNGIVLAEDGKKMAKRLNNYSDPKEIFDKYGADAMRFYLASSPVMKAENLSFSEKGVDEANKKILNTLWNVYKFYELHSNNLEIKSYNIKTTNVLDQWILAKLNLLIKEITVNMDAYKIINSCQFFETFISELSTWYIRRSRERFKLIDENNFKPLIVLHYILLTLSKLMAPFTPFIAEKIYQNLKTYNLQPTAYNLSIHLCDWPQLDEEKIDQELIKQMDLVRQICELGHSLRSEAGIKVRQTLGKFSIFICQLADQFLINEDCLNLIKEELNVKNIEIVGELPKGENWKTREENKIQMALNIEITPELKQEGIFREIIRQINVLRKEKGLTIKDKIDLYVYLEIGETKEVFEKFKEKIEIATLCNQLLFIEHKKEGVDFEKEIKIENQVVWTGIKKY; encoded by the coding sequence ATGGAAAAATCATTTTTCTCAAAAATGGAAGAAGAAATTTTAATTTTTTGGAAAGAAAATAATGTTTTCAAAAAATCTATTGAACAAAGAGATATAAAAAAGTCTTATGTTTTTTATGATGGCCCACCATTTGCTACAGGCACTCCGCATTATGGGCATATTGTTGGTAGCGTTATGAAAGACATTATCCCTAGATATTGGACAATGAAAGGTTATCGCGTTGAAAGAAAATGGGGATGGGATTGTCATGGTCTACCAATTGAAAATATTGCCGAAAAAGAATTGGGTTTTAAAACAAAAAAAGAAATTAAAGAATTAGGAGTGGAAAAATTTAATGAAATTTGTCATTCAAAAGTTTTGAGTTATGTTAAAGAATGGGAAAAAGTAATTGAACGATTGGGTCGTTGGGCAGATATGGATAATGCTTATAAAACTATGGATTTGGATTTTATGGAATCTGTTTGGTGGGTTTTTAAACAATTATGGGATAAAGGTTTAATTTATGAAGGCTATCGTTCTATGGCTATTTGTCCTCGTTGTGAAACAACTTTATCACAACAAGAAATCGCTGAGGGATATAAAATAATTAAAGATTTATCAGCAACAGTAAAATTTGAATTAGAAGATGAGCCAAAAACTTTTGTTTTAGCTTGGACAACAACGCCATGGACATTAATTGGAAATGTCGCATTGGCAATTGGAGAAAATATTGATTATGTAAAAATAAGTTTAAAGTTGAAAGCTTGTGAAGAGCTTGCTGAATCCATTAAAATACAAAAATTAGGAGAATATTTTATCTTAGCCAAAGATAGATTAATTGAAAATTTTAAAAATCAAGAATATGAAATTATTAGTGAATTTAAAGGATCAGAATTAATTGGCAAAAAATATAAACCTGTTTTTGATTATTATTTTAAAAATGAAAATTTAGAAAATAAAAAAAATGGTTGGAAAATATATTCCGGTGATTTCGTAACAATTGAAGAGGGGACTGGTGTTGTTCATATTGCGCCGGCTTTTGGTGAAGATGATATGAATTTAGGTAAAGAAAATAGTTTACCTTTTATTCAACATGTAAATATGGATGGAACAATTAAGATAGAAGCAAAGAATTTTGCTGGTATGAATGTCAAACCGATTGGCGATACTCAAAAAACAGATATTGAAATTATAAAATACTTGGCTCATAATGAATCATTGTTTAAAAAAGAAAAATATGAACATAGTTATCCGCATTGTTGGAGATGTGAAACCCCATTAATAAATTATGCGACTACTTCATGGTTTGTGGCTGTAACCAAGGTTAAAGAAAAGGCAATAAAATTTGCGCAAGAAATAAATTGGTCTCCTTCTCATATTAAAGAAGGTCGTTTTGGCAATTGGCTTTCAGGTAGTCGAGATTGGTCAATTAGCCGTCAGAGATTTTGGGCATCGGTTATTCCTATTTGGAAATGTTCTTGCGGAGAGATGAAAGTTTTTGGATCTGTAAAAGAATTAGAGGATTTAATAGGGCATAAAATTACTGATTTACATAAACATACTGTTGATAAAATAACTTTTAAATGTGAAAAATGTGAAAAAGAGATGAAACGAATCCCAGACGTTTTAGATACTTGGTTTGATTCAGGATCAATGCCATACGCGCAAATGCATTATCCATTTGAAAATAAAGAAAAATTTGAAGCTAATTTTCCAGCAGAGTTTATTGCTGAAGGAATTGATCAAACTCGCGCCTGGTTTTATTATTTACATATTATTGGAACAGCAATTAATAATAGCAATGCGTTTAAAAATGTAATTGTTAATGGGATTGTTTTGGCTGAGGATGGCAAAAAAATGGCAAAGAGATTAAATAATTATTCCGATCCAAAGGAAATTTTTGATAAATATGGAGCAGATGCAATGCGTTTTTATTTAGCTTCTTCTCCAGTAATGAAAGCAGAAAATTTATCTTTTTCTGAAAAAGGAGTAGATGAAGCAAATAAAAAAATATTAAATACTTTATGGAATGTTTATAAATTTTATGAATTGCATTCTAACAATCTAGAAATTAAAAGCTATAATATAAAAACTACTAATGTTTTAGATCAATGGATTTTGGCTAAATTAAATTTATTAATAAAAGAAATAACAGTAAATATGGATGCTTATAAAATTATTAATAGTTGTCAATTTTTTGAAACTTTTATTAGTGAATTATCAACTTGGTATATTCGTAGAAGTCGCGAACGATTTAAATTAATAGATGAAAATAATTTTAAACCATTAATTGTTTTACATTATATTTTATTAACATTATCAAAATTAATGGCGCCATTCACTCCATTTATTGCTGAAAAAATTTACCAAAATTTAAAAACCTATAACCTACAACCTACAGCCTACAATTTATCAATACATTTATGCGATTGGCCTCAATTAGATGAAGAAAAAATTGATCAAGAATTGATTAAACAAATGGATTTGGTTCGACAAATTTGTGAATTAGGACATAGTTTACGCTCAGAAGCTGGCATTAAAGTACGACAAACACTAGGAAAATTTTCAATTTTCATCTGCCAGCTGGCGGATCAATTTTTAATTAATGAAGATTGTTTAAATTTAATCAAAGAAGAATTAAATGTAAAAAATATAGAAATAGTGGGAGAATTACCAAAGGGAGAAAATTGGAAAACAAGAGAAGAAAATAAAATTCAAATGGCTTTGAATATAGAAATAACGCCTGAATTAAAACAAGAGGGAATTTTTAGAGAAATTATCCGTCAGATCAATGTTTTGCGCAAAGAGAAGGGTTTAACAATTAAGGATAAAATTGATTTATATGTTTATTTAGAGATAGGGGAGACAAAAGAGGTTTTTGAAAAATTTAAAGAAAAAATAGAAATAGCAACATTATGTAATCAATTATTATTTATTGAGCATAAAAAAGAAGGGGTTGATTTTGAAAAAGAAATTAAGATTGAAAATCAAGTAGTTTGGACAGGAATAAAAAAATATTAA